A genomic stretch from Larimichthys crocea isolate SSNF chromosome XXII, L_crocea_2.0, whole genome shotgun sequence includes:
- the nsrp1 gene encoding nuclear speckle splicing regulatory protein 1, with amino-acid sequence MAVPTKQYGLILPQKKGASKNTILQKPSVFGDDSDDETSVGESLQREAVKKKMMKQTRLEMQKALEQDSTVYDYDAVYDDIQNQRMESNKKVLSGADRRPKYIHQLMRAVEDRKKEQERREERKIQKEREAEGEQFADKEAYVTSAYKQKLQEQKEAQEREKREAEMEAALDVKKQKDLSGFYRHLLNQTVGEEAIPDRSANKTQTSNVSKDTERTSPVPSSTSHDNIPSSCSDNEETQEQKSGFSKPAAGSAHSKRQYRQRSPSSGSGEEKEKERERDRHKKSHRDQDRDRGRDRDRDRDRNRERERDDRHGGRRDDRDRRKDRDSGRDNDRGRGKGDTEREDRHGKRERSKERDRHKNGERERRRDPDEDKWKDKDREEEKERRKEPEKVRKREEKDPEKKEAARKDGKEKEDEQRREGEEKEEMEKANKFAKRSTDQTVSSARDRYMARQMARSACKTYIEKEED; translated from the exons ATGGCGGTCCCTACGAAACA GTATGGGCTGATCTTGCCCCAGAAGAAAGGCGCATCAAAGAACACAATCCTGCAGAAACCCTCCGTGTTTGGGGATGACTCAGATGATGAG ACCTCAGTTGGGGagagtctgcagagagaagctgtcaaaaagaaaatgatgaagcAG ACACGCTTGGAGATGCAGAAGGCCCTGGAACAGGACAGCACTGTGTATGACTATGATGCTGTGTATGATGACATTCAAAACCAGAGAATGGAGAGCAACAAGAAAGTTCTGAGTGGTGCTGACAGAAGG CCAAAGTATATCCACCAGTTAATGAGAGCGGTCGAGGACCGAAAGAAAGAACAGGAGcgaagggaggagaggaagatccagaaggagagggaggcagagggagagcagTTTGCCGATAAAGAGGCTTACGTTACCTCCGCCTACAAGCAAAAACTGCAGGAGCAGAAGGAGgctcaggagagagagaagagagaggcagaaatggAAG ctgcTTTGGatgtgaagaaacaaaaagacctCAGTGGGTTCTACCGACACCTGCTGAATCAGACTGTTGGAGAGGAGGCGATACCAGATCGCTCTGCAAATAA AACTCAAAcctcaaatgtttcaaaagacacagagaggactTCACCTGTTCCCTCATCTACGTCTCATGATAATATCCCAAGTTCATGTAGCGACAATGAGGAGACTCAAGAGCAGAAGTCTGGGTTTAGCAAGCCTGCAgcaggctctgcccactccaAACGCCAGTACAGGCAGAGGTCGCCTTCATCAGGGAgcggagaggagaaggagaaagagagggagagagacagacataagaagagccacagagatcaagacagagacagagggagggacagggacagagacagagaccgaaacagggaaagagaaagggatGACAGACATGGCGGAAGAAGAGACGACAGGGAtaggaggaaagacagagacagcgGCAGAGACAatgacagaggcagaggcaAAGGCgacacagagagggaagacAGGCAtgggaagagggagaggagcaaagaaagagacagacataaGAACGGGGaacgagagaggaggagggatccAGACGAAGACAAGTGGAAGGACAAAGATcgggaagaagagaaggagaggaggaaggaaccagagaaggtgaggaagagggaagagaaagatCCAGAGAAGAAGGAAGCTGCGAGGAAAGAcggaaaggaaaaggaagacgAACAGAGACGGGAAggcgaggagaaggaggaaatgGAGAAGGCGAACAAGTTTGCGAAGCGCAGCACGGATCAGACTGTGAGTTCTGCGAGAGACCGGTACATGGCCCGACAGATGGCCCGCTCAGCCTGTAAGACCTATatagagaaggaggaggactga